One Faecalispora anaeroviscerum genomic window carries:
- the flhA gene encoding flagellar biosynthesis protein FlhA, with protein sequence MKVLNNVVAIFVIIIISFIIIPLPTFFLDMMFILNITLSILIMLMTMYVKNSLQFSVFPSMLLITTLFRLSLNISSTRLILTKSGHAGQVISTFGTFVLAGNVVVGFIIFLIIVLVNFLVITKGAERVSEVSARFKLDAMPGKQMAIDADLSSGLISESVALTRRNDIQREAEFYGAMDGATKFVKGDAIASIVITFINFLGGTVIGMVQGGQDFGTVLTTYTIATVGEGLVSQLPALLISTATGMIVTRAASDSSLSMDVTRQFSAQPLVMMIAGAAISFLCLIPGMPKIQILLISGTMVGLGIMLRRRARQSEEETELAAVGTGPGAAGGGPEMEDETAYYKNIDNIYGLLQIDLIEMEFGYSIIPLVDEGSGSSFIDRLVTFRKQFAIEMGMVIPAVRLRDNGMLNPNQYVIKVKGEIVSEGEVLIDYYLALDPGNLTGTIDGIETIEPAYGIPSKWITTDKKEMAEIYGYTVIDPLSVVVTHLSETIRKHAYEVLTRQDVIQLLESAKRADSALVDDVVPNLVSYSRLQKVMCALLKEGVPIRDMETILSTLSDYAATVRETEVLTEYVRQALKRTITRKWSDGGQIRVITLDSEVERVIANSITRNDQGSYLSMDPQTTQTIITKLLDNIKKVKAVINVPIILTSPVVRIYFSKLLEQFYPGAVVLSFSELNSDVQIQAVANITLEP encoded by the coding sequence TTGAAGGTTCTAAATAACGTTGTAGCAATTTTTGTTATCATTATTATCTCTTTTATCATCATACCTCTTCCCACATTCTTTTTGGACATGATGTTCATTCTGAACATTACATTGTCAATTCTGATCATGCTGATGACCATGTACGTGAAAAACTCACTGCAGTTTTCAGTTTTTCCGTCCATGCTTTTGATTACGACACTGTTCCGGCTTTCACTGAATATTTCTTCCACACGTTTAATTCTGACAAAGTCCGGCCATGCCGGGCAGGTGATTTCAACGTTTGGTACCTTTGTTTTGGCTGGTAACGTTGTCGTCGGTTTTATCATTTTTCTGATTATCGTTTTGGTCAATTTTCTGGTTATTACGAAGGGCGCGGAACGCGTTTCCGAGGTTTCCGCCCGATTCAAATTGGACGCAATGCCCGGTAAGCAGATGGCAATTGATGCGGATCTTAGCTCTGGCTTAATCTCAGAGTCAGTTGCCCTGACCCGCCGAAACGACATTCAGCGCGAGGCGGAGTTCTACGGTGCCATGGACGGTGCCACCAAGTTTGTCAAGGGTGATGCAATCGCATCCATTGTCATTACGTTTATCAACTTCCTCGGCGGCACCGTTATTGGCATGGTGCAGGGGGGACAGGATTTTGGCACGGTGCTGACGACCTACACGATAGCCACCGTTGGTGAGGGTCTTGTTTCTCAGCTACCCGCACTTTTGATTTCCACCGCAACCGGCATGATCGTTACCCGCGCGGCGTCCGATTCCAGCCTGAGCATGGATGTGACCCGTCAATTTTCCGCGCAGCCTTTGGTGATGATGATCGCCGGGGCCGCGATCTCCTTTCTCTGCCTCATTCCCGGTATGCCAAAGATTCAGATTCTGCTGATCTCCGGCACCATGGTCGGCCTTGGAATTATGCTTCGCAGGCGGGCCCGGCAGTCGGAAGAGGAGACTGAGCTGGCCGCAGTGGGCACCGGGCCTGGAGCAGCCGGCGGTGGGCCCGAAATGGAAGATGAAACCGCTTATTACAAGAATATTGATAACATATATGGTTTGCTGCAAATTGACCTGATTGAGATGGAGTTTGGGTACAGCATTATCCCATTGGTGGACGAAGGCAGCGGTAGCAGCTTTATTGACCGTTTGGTCACGTTCCGCAAACAGTTTGCCATTGAGATGGGTATGGTGATTCCGGCCGTTCGCCTGCGGGATAACGGGATGCTCAACCCCAATCAGTATGTGATTAAGGTCAAGGGGGAAATTGTCAGCGAGGGAGAGGTCCTGATCGACTATTACTTAGCACTGGACCCCGGCAATCTGACCGGGACAATCGACGGCATCGAAACTATCGAGCCTGCCTATGGAATCCCCAGCAAGTGGATTACAACAGATAAAAAGGAAATGGCTGAAATCTATGGTTACACCGTTATTGATCCCCTTTCCGTTGTTGTTACCCATCTCTCGGAAACGATCCGCAAGCACGCCTATGAGGTTCTCACCCGTCAGGATGTCATTCAGCTGCTGGAATCCGCAAAGCGGGCCGATTCTGCCCTGGTGGACGACGTAGTACCGAATCTGGTTTCTTACAGTCGTTTGCAGAAAGTGATGTGCGCTCTGCTCAAAGAGGGCGTGCCGATCCGAGACATGGAAACGATCCTCAGCACACTTTCTGATTATGCCGCTACGGTGCGCGAAACGGAGGTTCTGACCGAATATGTGCGTCAGGCACTGAAGAGAACCATCACCCGCAAATGGTCCGACGGCGGTCAGATTCGCGTTATTACCTTGGATAGCGAGGTGGAGCGCGTGATTGCGAACTCCATCACCCGCAACGATCAGGGCTCGTACCTGTCAATGGACCCTCAGACGACACAGACAATTATTACAAAGCTGCTTGACAACATCAAGAAGGTAAAGGCCGTCATCAATGTACCGATCATCCTGACCTCGCCGGTTGTTCGTATTTATTTTAGCAAGCTGCTGGAGCAGTTTTACCCCGGCGCGGTGGTGCTTTCTTTCAGTGAACTGAATTCCGACGTGCAGATACAGGCCGTGGCGAACATTACGCTAGAACCATAA
- a CDS encoding sigma-70 family RNA polymerase sigma factor has product MERVISKQKTIEDLWEEYFQNKEEDVRNMLVIHYGYIVKCIALKTVGAYQHFTYMDDLVNEGLIALLDAVEKFDPDKRVKFETYASIKVRGAMIDYIRKQDCFPRRLKRIAKNISDAENALSYELGRYPTENEMAEHLSVSVGEYQKMQAETCALSMLSFEEMIYEKGVEDVRFSVSGDSIQGPEQVVAEKELQVVLAEYIDKLNEKEKMVISLYYKEQMKIKEISAVMGISDSRVSQIHSNGLKKLKRFLTEYNS; this is encoded by the coding sequence ATGGAACGTGTCATCAGTAAACAAAAAACGATAGAAGACCTGTGGGAGGAATACTTTCAGAATAAAGAAGAAGATGTTCGCAATATGCTCGTAATCCACTATGGGTACATCGTCAAGTGTATCGCCCTGAAGACCGTAGGGGCTTACCAGCATTTCACTTATATGGATGATCTGGTCAATGAGGGCCTGATCGCCCTGTTGGACGCAGTGGAAAAATTTGATCCGGATAAGAGAGTCAAATTCGAAACGTATGCTTCTATTAAGGTGCGCGGTGCCATGATCGATTACATACGCAAGCAGGATTGCTTTCCGCGGCGCCTGAAACGGATCGCCAAAAATATCAGCGATGCGGAAAATGCGCTCAGCTATGAGCTGGGGCGTTATCCAACAGAAAACGAAATGGCAGAGCACCTAAGCGTTTCTGTTGGGGAGTACCAGAAAATGCAGGCGGAAACCTGTGCGCTCTCCATGCTTTCTTTTGAGGAGATGATCTACGAAAAGGGCGTGGAGGATGTACGATTCAGCGTGTCCGGCGACTCCATTCAGGGGCCCGAGCAGGTTGTGGCCGAAAAGGAGTTGCAGGTTGTTCTGGCGGAATACATCGATAAGCTGAATGAGAAAGAAAAAATGGTCATTTCACTTTATTATAAGGAACAAATGAAGATCAAAGAAATCTCGGCGGTGATGGGGATCAGCGATTCCCGCGTGTCGCAGATTCACTCAAACGGATTAAAAAAGCTTAAGCGCTTTTTGACGGAATACAATTCGTAA
- a CDS encoding flagellar hook-basal body protein, with protein sequence MVRGFYTLGSGMLTQSRKLTAVSNNLSNVETAGYKRNVVTSSTFGNMVIHRLNNQGNVPIGEMSMMTAADKTSVIHSEGSLKETGRTLDFAIEGEGFFAIQKDNGLVYTRNGSFNVDEQGYLVSKDLGGRVMGQNGPIRVGTDQFNADAQGNISVGGTQVGSLAVYQFADYNSLKSAGQASFTAAGGAQQMQNPQLKWKYVEGSNVDAAQEMTDAISIQRGLQTCSQALKMYDQILSRAVTEIGKI encoded by the coding sequence ATGGTGAGAGGGTTTTACACACTGGGTTCCGGAATGCTGACCCAGTCCAGAAAGCTGACGGCAGTCAGTAATAATTTGTCCAATGTGGAGACGGCCGGGTACAAAAGGAACGTAGTGACTTCATCCACCTTCGGAAACATGGTGATTCACCGTCTGAATAATCAGGGCAATGTGCCGATCGGTGAAATGAGCATGATGACCGCGGCAGACAAGACGAGCGTGATTCATTCCGAGGGGAGCCTGAAGGAAACCGGCCGCACACTGGATTTCGCTATTGAGGGCGAGGGCTTTTTTGCAATTCAAAAGGACAACGGATTGGTATATACCCGTAACGGCAGCTTCAATGTGGATGAGCAGGGCTACCTGGTCAGCAAAGACCTTGGCGGTCGCGTGATGGGTCAAAACGGCCCGATCCGTGTGGGAACAGACCAGTTTAACGCTGACGCGCAGGGGAATATCTCTGTAGGGGGCACTCAGGTTGGGTCTTTGGCCGTTTATCAGTTTGCGGATTACAATAGCCTGAAATCTGCTGGGCAGGCATCCTTTACCGCGGCTGGAGGGGCACAGCAAATGCAGAATCCCCAACTGAAATGGAAATATGTTGAGGGCTCGAATGTAGATGCCGCTCAGGAAATGACCGATGCCATCTCGATTCAAAGAGGACTCCAGACCTGCTCACAGGCGCTAAAAATGTACGATCAGATTCTGTCCCGCGCTGTGACAGAAATCGGTAAAATATAA
- a CDS encoding flagellar hook-basal body protein: MINAFYTAATGTIQLQKGMDVTANNIANVSTTGFQAQKGAFADLVYTNIHAAEDTDSDLVSGHGTKLAKTDTLFAASALNNTSRSLDYALPEAYQFFAIRSGDTVQYTRNGNFHLSMQGGTNYLVSSDGGYVLGANGQPIQVTDEKKAAPVGVFTFSNCDGLQRAAGTYFVETETSGRAQVVQNAEVQQGYLENSSVSLPDEMATILETQRAFQLNSKMVQISDEIMQTVNSLR; encoded by the coding sequence ATGATTAATGCATTTTATACGGCGGCTACCGGTACCATTCAGCTGCAAAAAGGGATGGACGTAACGGCCAACAATATCGCGAACGTTTCCACCACCGGCTTTCAGGCGCAGAAGGGTGCCTTTGCCGATTTGGTGTATACGAATATCCATGCGGCCGAAGATACAGATTCCGATCTTGTCTCCGGTCACGGAACAAAGCTCGCAAAGACTGATACCCTCTTTGCCGCCAGTGCGCTGAACAATACCTCGCGTTCACTCGACTATGCCCTCCCGGAAGCATACCAGTTTTTTGCGATTCGTTCCGGGGATACGGTACAATATACGCGCAACGGTAATTTTCATCTTTCCATGCAGGGCGGTACCAATTATCTGGTGTCTTCTGACGGCGGCTATGTGCTGGGAGCAAACGGTCAGCCGATTCAGGTGACAGATGAAAAAAAGGCAGCTCCGGTGGGGGTGTTTACTTTTTCTAACTGCGATGGCCTGCAGAGAGCGGCTGGAACCTATTTTGTGGAAACAGAGACTTCTGGACGGGCTCAGGTGGTACAGAACGCGGAGGTGCAGCAGGGCTACCTTGAGAATTCCTCTGTAAGCCTGCCGGACGAAATGGCAACAATACTGGAAACTCAGCGCGCTTTCCAGCTCAACTCCAAAATGGTGCAGATTTCCGATGAAATTATGCAGACTGTCAACAGTCTGAGATGA
- a CDS encoding DUF342 domain-containing protein, protein MKPAENATEQPPEPEEAEPVIEPESVIELEQIIEPEQMIEPEQVIEPEQVVETGQMEQEVKEQAPETDQLEDLLPPEPPSLDLNVSLNRMRAVLEIALHDPGQTVTPEEILALLKENKISYGVLEEDIREYCRLADFTKPLVCAVGKQVKDESDGRIDFNFETDKVLRPIQRKDGTLDYRELGLVKNISKGDHLCTLVPPKPGSDGMDLFGKVIPYHKGAVPVLPVGVNTEVSEDGLTLISTVDGSIEMLPNAINVNEIFIVKGDVGRDSGNVSAKCSVLIQGDVKSGFFVSAGGDITVRGIVEHAHLEAGGNIVISQGMNGGGRGSLKAGGNISGKFFENAILDATHEIYASIIMSSNIRAGGSLILNKDVATLVGGDCTVGCGVFAKNIGNQSGSVTRVRIDSRELNALLTQSSKKLKDPEVLNHELETASQEQEAFEDRYEQIHQQFIQQNPTDDGSGFEQVRKAAEAKKIVFSKKIEELKEQLQESEDSLNSFLSYSVIAKGMVYPGVKMEIAGYTYNIIKETSCAKFYLTYGKIEWRPAVPTDTPDTVKR, encoded by the coding sequence TTGAAACCGGCAGAAAATGCGACCGAGCAGCCGCCTGAACCGGAAGAAGCGGAACCAGTGATCGAACCAGAGTCAGTGATCGAATTGGAACAAATTATCGAACCAGAGCAGATGATCGAACCGGAGCAGGTGATCGAACCAGAGCAGGTTGTTGAGACAGGGCAGATGGAGCAGGAAGTAAAGGAACAAGCCCCGGAAACCGATCAGCTCGAAGATCTTCTCCCTCCAGAGCCGCCGTCGCTCGATTTAAATGTTTCTTTGAACCGTATGCGTGCTGTTTTAGAGATAGCGCTTCATGACCCTGGCCAGACGGTAACTCCTGAAGAAATTTTAGCACTATTAAAGGAGAATAAAATCAGCTACGGTGTTCTGGAAGAAGATATCAGGGAATATTGCAGGCTGGCCGATTTTACGAAGCCTCTGGTTTGCGCGGTCGGCAAGCAGGTAAAGGATGAAAGCGACGGCCGCATCGATTTTAATTTTGAAACCGATAAGGTTCTTCGTCCTATCCAGCGGAAAGACGGTACTCTGGATTACCGTGAACTTGGGCTGGTGAAAAACATCTCAAAGGGAGACCATCTTTGTACCTTGGTACCCCCAAAGCCGGGAAGCGACGGCATGGATCTTTTCGGCAAGGTTATACCTTACCACAAGGGGGCGGTTCCTGTTTTGCCAGTGGGCGTGAATACGGAAGTTTCAGAGGATGGACTTACGTTGATTTCCACGGTGGACGGCAGCATTGAAATGCTGCCAAATGCGATTAATGTCAATGAGATTTTTATTGTCAAGGGTGATGTTGGCCGAGATTCCGGCAATGTTTCAGCTAAATGTTCCGTCCTGATACAGGGTGACGTAAAAAGCGGATTTTTTGTCAGTGCGGGGGGCGATATCACGGTTCGCGGAATCGTGGAGCACGCACATCTGGAGGCGGGCGGGAACATCGTCATTTCCCAGGGAATGAACGGCGGGGGAAGAGGCAGCCTGAAAGCTGGCGGTAATATTTCTGGCAAGTTTTTTGAGAACGCTATTTTGGATGCGACACATGAGATTTACGCCAGTATCATTATGAGCAGCAATATCCGGGCTGGTGGATCACTGATCCTAAACAAAGACGTGGCTACATTAGTCGGCGGTGATTGCACGGTGGGGTGTGGCGTTTTTGCCAAGAACATCGGGAATCAGTCCGGCAGTGTTACCCGGGTGCGGATCGATTCCCGGGAGCTAAATGCCCTTTTGACCCAGAGTTCAAAAAAGCTGAAGGATCCGGAGGTGCTGAATCATGAGTTGGAGACAGCGAGCCAGGAGCAGGAAGCATTTGAAGATCGTTATGAGCAGATTCATCAGCAGTTTATTCAGCAAAATCCTACGGACGATGGTTCTGGATTTGAACAGGTACGAAAAGCGGCGGAAGCAAAAAAAATTGTATTTTCCAAAAAAATTGAAGAACTGAAAGAACAGCTCCAGGAATCGGAAGATTCATTAAATTCATTTTTGAGCTATTCCGTCATCGCCAAAGGAATGGTATATCCCGGCGTGAAGATGGAGATTGCGGGTTATACCTACAATATCATTAAAGAAACAAGCTGCGCAAAATTTTATCTTACATATGGGAAGATTGAATGGCGGCCTGCTGTGCCGACTGATACACCGGACACTGTAAAGCGCTAA
- a CDS encoding chemotaxis protein CheC: MLSIDELNEIHLDVLREIGNIGAGNAATSLSQMLNSEINMSVPKVRILDISDAATALGGPENPVIGILAKISGEIDGLMMFIVGQSFAGAVLESLLGEKQVSYAALTEMQLSAISEIGNIMISAYLGSISTLSQMSIKSSVPAIAVDMAGALLSVPAIEMRTVSDKIIFIQEDFLSSANDITSNMMLIPSMESLDRLMQKLGIQL; encoded by the coding sequence ATGTTGAGTATCGACGAATTAAATGAAATACACCTAGACGTACTAAGAGAAATCGGAAATATCGGTGCTGGAAATGCGGCTACCTCGCTCTCTCAAATGCTGAACTCAGAAATCAACATGTCTGTGCCGAAAGTCCGCATTCTGGATATCAGTGATGCGGCCACCGCCCTCGGCGGCCCGGAGAACCCGGTGATTGGGATTCTTGCAAAGATTTCGGGAGAAATTGACGGACTAATGATGTTTATCGTCGGGCAGTCCTTTGCGGGAGCCGTACTGGAAAGCTTGCTGGGGGAAAAACAGGTTAGCTATGCCGCACTCACAGAAATGCAGCTTTCCGCGATCTCCGAGATTGGCAACATCATGATTTCGGCTTACCTTGGGTCGATCAGCACCTTGTCTCAAATGTCCATCAAATCTTCCGTTCCGGCTATTGCGGTAGATATGGCTGGTGCTTTGCTAAGTGTACCTGCCATTGAAATGCGCACGGTCTCGGATAAGATTATCTTTATTCAGGAAGATTTTCTCAGCTCAGCGAACGACATTACCTCCAACATGATGCTGATTCCGAGCATGGAATCACTGGATAGATTAATGCAGAAATTAGGGATCCAATTATGA
- a CDS encoding chemotaxis protein CheD translates to MSNMITIGISDMRVVKGGEQLVTYALGSCVGICLYDPLRKIGGLGHIMLPKYPTANPKENKYRFADTCITEMLREMERLGAYRAQLTAKIAGGAKMFEVSGDSAFGNIGQRNVMAVRAMLAYEKIPIKAQDTGLNYGRTLYFTTDDGVMTIKSFANGVKVY, encoded by the coding sequence ATGAGTAACATGATAACCATCGGCATTTCTGATATGAGAGTGGTGAAAGGCGGTGAGCAGCTTGTCACGTATGCGTTAGGTTCCTGCGTGGGAATATGCCTGTATGATCCTCTGCGCAAAATTGGCGGGTTGGGTCACATCATGCTGCCAAAATACCCCACAGCGAATCCAAAAGAAAACAAATATCGGTTTGCTGATACCTGTATCACTGAAATGCTTCGGGAAATGGAACGGCTGGGCGCTTATCGCGCCCAGCTGACAGCCAAGATTGCCGGTGGAGCCAAGATGTTCGAGGTTTCGGGAGATTCGGCCTTTGGCAATATTGGCCAGAGAAATGTCATGGCTGTTCGAGCTATGCTGGCTTACGAGAAGATTCCCATCAAGGCGCAGGATACCGGTCTGAACTACGGTAGAACCTTGTATTTTACAACAGATGACGGCGTGATGACGATTAAGTCCTTCGCAAATGGAGTGAAGGTGTATTAA
- the rpsR gene encoding 30S ribosomal protein S18, translating to MADRNDRPERDNRRGGRKGRKKVCSFCVERIDTIDYKDVAKLRRFISERAKILPRRVTGTCAHHQRELTVAIKRARHIALLPFSSD from the coding sequence ATGGCTGATAGAAATGATCGGCCCGAGCGCGACAATCGTCGCGGCGGACGAAAAGGACGCAAAAAGGTTTGCAGTTTTTGCGTAGAACGAATCGACACCATCGATTATAAGGATGTAGCGAAGCTGCGCCGCTTTATTTCGGAGCGTGCGAAGATTCTGCCCCGCAGAGTCACCGGCACTTGCGCACATCATCAGCGTGAACTGACTGTTGCGATTAAGCGCGCACGTCATATCGCTTTGCTGCCTTTCAGCAGCGACTGA
- a CDS encoding single-stranded DNA-binding protein, protein MLNVTVLMGRLVADPELRHTTSDIAVTSFTIAVDRSYVKSGADRQADFIDIVAWRSTAEFVCKYFRKGQLIAVQGSIQTRSYQDKDGNKRKAFEIVADNVHFAESKRDGGAPGSGNGSYSRSDAPMASAPAYTSGNTGDFEEIPTDDDLPF, encoded by the coding sequence ATGCTCAATGTGACTGTATTAATGGGCAGGCTGGTTGCTGACCCTGAGCTTCGTCACACTACCAGTGACATTGCTGTCACCAGTTTCACGATTGCGGTAGATCGGTCTTACGTCAAGTCCGGCGCTGATCGCCAGGCAGATTTTATCGATATTGTCGCATGGCGTTCCACTGCGGAATTTGTATGCAAGTACTTCCGCAAGGGACAGTTAATTGCAGTTCAGGGCTCGATTCAAACTCGCAGCTATCAGGACAAGGACGGAAACAAGCGTAAGGCTTTTGAAATCGTTGCGGATAACGTGCATTTTGCGGAATCCAAACGCGATGGCGGAGCTCCTGGTTCCGGAAATGGCTCTTACAGCCGTTCCGACGCACCGATGGCCTCTGCCCCCGCCTACACCAGCGGAAATACCGGTGATTTTGAGGAAATCCCGACAGACGACGATCTGCCGTTCTAA
- the rpsF gene encoding 30S ribosomal protein S6, translating to MPDVKNKYETVFMLSTAQGEEAVQTNVQKFKTLIENNATIDNVDEWGKRRFAYPIEKQTEGYYTLISFTSGPEFIAELDRIYKITDGVLRSLIVKKEVKKEKPKKAVEVQKTETAERE from the coding sequence ATGCCAGATGTAAAAAACAAGTATGAAACCGTATTCATGTTGTCCACAGCACAGGGTGAAGAGGCCGTTCAGACAAATGTTCAGAAGTTTAAGACTCTGATCGAAAACAATGCTACGATCGATAATGTGGATGAGTGGGGCAAACGCCGCTTTGCGTATCCCATCGAAAAGCAGACTGAGGGTTACTACACCTTAATCAGCTTTACCAGTGGCCCCGAGTTCATCGCGGAACTGGATCGTATCTACAAAATTACCGACGGAGTTCTTCGTTCTCTCATTGTCAAAAAAGAAGTAAAGAAAGAGAAGCCGAAAAAGGCTGTTGAAGTCCAGAAAACTGAAACTGCTGAAAGAGAGTGA